The following are encoded in a window of Methanobrevibacter ruminantium M1 genomic DNA:
- a CDS encoding Ig-like domain repeat protein, with translation MNSNKTYAVLGLLLLLILSIGAISAEDSIDDMSLTDINSADNSNINQINAIDNSIDTSTDSSIDTDNSIETNLDSSIEDKNSTDAKNTLSSNSLASTYKITEKDYLTYFDKDGNILSGKLKSGDTIDLSGTFSKKAFVINIPLTITSSDGTAKLLNSNINLVSGAQGSMVSNLNMNTSVEKTPALSAVNVTKVSFVNNTVLSTATGSYALLLNTVNNSDVLFNTFQTTCFVEGWGHPSALVLSGSNYNNISSNNVIVNDSNGIYLTGYLGGGSMGDSTQGSNTYNYIYNNTVHSVRGVEWAKDKDGNKPLPSSFCYGIQVMGAYNEIIENTVYNMYRGISATQTGNKVVNNNLSNIHGTWYSGGTNDDGADYTIYVTTNSIVKDNSISDSKIGDSTAAIHAAANTNVTNNVLSNIEGTGVLIEGNNVVCNKNSLLGLTNDGIIAKGNVSNIDISGNIINASETAVSLVKTSRSLAPHDITVSENTIFTTKENPISYEEAYSTNITVENNRIIKEASNGTDPSTEGNGTYYIIDSNFYNYFDNTGYLKSTIKENDILIFVGPIESKDKIYINNKVNITGIDAVFKDTTIIVLDDGVVIDGITINNPNEAKNDREWGIQVNGAKDVTIKNCNITIYDAFSAYAVYLIDSSDCKLINNNLEAKGDYLTSAVLLYNTNNTVLSGNSLKTIGTGQNYTFLNESCLDGCLDGCLDGCLDGCLDGCLDGCLDGCLDGCADGCADGCLDGAQGVNHIISGIFRTYGLFMVYSSNNNVTDNKVDVSSALEKGYATYIESTNAIGGIFIHHNSNNNIIKSNNITLNGNDPFMYGAGVVGGNSNHTDYVSSNNQFESNAINVKSPYYAIGILLGYNSSKSTLKSNKISLSANNYSYNIASYKSSENTVDGTVTVLKDTIVTSTNITAQSNSPIVLNLTVLDEDNKTVTVGSLLAYVNNTLVNSTSIKGQSTSLGIGAYPKGTYDLVVLYVNGGIYRVGAGACQFNVSDVINTGNGTKDIQNALDNAKDGATVDLGNQEYNNVVNVQIKKNVTITGGKISGDGSNPIFVITPKSKGGPNNVSITGVEFNLGNGNIVALATADNGTSPLSIDTAQISIKNNVFNAVDGAVPESIKVLELDSERGVLSPTNDISVKSNTLSSGINPFEFKVTSVANNNSINVPSGGNLAQKQVSQIQYQDMETMAVNAKIEGRVGKYFVVNLTDDAGKPLADKFIQIGFNGAVYDRTTDEKGQAKLQINLGYKGTYTFAVCFLGDDNYNGSFVVAKIKVNTQKTKLTTASKTYKASAKTKSISATLKDASGNAISGKKLTFSVNGKSYSATTNAKGVATVKVSLSSKGTYSFTAKYAGDDMYASSTASGKITIK, from the coding sequence ATGAATTCTAATAAGACTTATGCAGTATTAGGATTATTGCTCTTATTAATCTTATCCATAGGCGCTATTAGTGCAGAGGATTCTATAGATGATATGAGTTTAACAGACATTAATTCTGCAGATAATTCTAATATTAATCAAATAAATGCAATTGATAATTCAATTGATACAAGTACAGATTCTTCAATTGATACAGACAATTCAATTGAAACAAATCTGGATAGTTCAATTGAAGATAAAAACTCTACAGATGCAAAGAACACACTTTCCTCAAACAGTCTTGCATCTACATATAAGATAACTGAAAAAGACTACTTAACTTACTTTGATAAAGATGGAAACATATTATCAGGCAAATTAAAAAGTGGAGATACTATAGATCTCTCCGGAACCTTTAGTAAAAAGGCTTTTGTCATAAACATTCCACTTACCATAACAAGTAGCGATGGCACTGCAAAGCTCTTGAACTCCAACATAAACCTTGTAAGTGGCGCTCAAGGTTCTATGGTGTCCAATTTAAATATGAATACAAGCGTTGAAAAGACTCCTGCATTAAGCGCTGTCAATGTTACAAAGGTCTCCTTTGTAAATAACACAGTACTTTCAACTGCAACAGGCTCTTATGCCTTATTGCTCAATACTGTAAACAATTCAGATGTTCTATTTAACACATTCCAAACCACATGCTTTGTGGAGGGCTGGGGACATCCTTCTGCTTTGGTATTAAGCGGTTCAAACTATAACAATATCTCATCAAACAATGTTATTGTAAACGATTCAAATGGAATCTACTTGACCGGATACCTTGGCGGAGGAAGCATGGGAGATTCCACCCAAGGATCCAATACCTACAATTATATATACAACAACACAGTTCACAGCGTAAGAGGAGTTGAATGGGCAAAGGATAAGGATGGAAACAAGCCTCTCCCATCTTCATTCTGTTATGGTATCCAAGTTATGGGTGCATATAACGAAATCATTGAAAACACTGTATATAATATGTACAGAGGCATAAGCGCTACCCAAACTGGAAATAAGGTAGTCAACAATAATCTATCAAATATCCATGGAACCTGGTACTCTGGAGGTACAAATGACGATGGAGCAGACTATACTATATATGTAACTACCAACTCTATTGTAAAAGACAATTCAATCTCTGATTCCAAAATTGGAGACTCCACTGCAGCAATCCATGCGGCAGCAAACACTAATGTAACTAATAATGTCCTCTCCAATATAGAAGGAACCGGCGTCTTGATTGAAGGAAACAATGTAGTCTGCAATAAGAATAGCTTATTAGGCTTAACAAATGACGGAATCATAGCTAAAGGAAATGTAAGCAACATTGATATTTCAGGCAATATAATAAATGCCTCAGAAACCGCTGTTTCCCTTGTAAAAACCTCAAGATCTCTTGCTCCTCATGACATTACAGTAAGTGAAAACACAATATTCACTACAAAGGAAAACCCAATCAGCTATGAAGAGGCTTACTCTACCAACATAACTGTAGAAAACAACAGAATAATCAAGGAAGCTTCCAATGGAACAGATCCTAGCACAGAAGGTAACGGAACCTACTACATTATAGATTCCAACTTCTATAATTATTTCGACAACACAGGATACCTTAAGAGCACAATCAAGGAAAACGACATCTTAATCTTCGTTGGCCCAATAGAAAGCAAGGACAAAATCTACATAAACAATAAGGTAAACATCACAGGTATTGATGCAGTCTTCAAGGACACAACCATAATTGTTTTAGACGACGGCGTTGTCATTGATGGAATCACAATCAACAATCCAAATGAGGCTAAAAACGACCGTGAATGGGGTATTCAAGTAAATGGAGCTAAGGATGTAACAATCAAAAACTGTAACATAACTATCTATGATGCATTCTCAGCATATGCAGTATATCTCATTGATTCATCTGATTGTAAGCTAATAAACAATAATCTTGAAGCTAAAGGAGATTATTTAACTTCTGCAGTTTTATTATACAATACAAACAACACAGTATTAAGCGGAAATTCATTAAAGACAATAGGAACTGGTCAAAATTACACTTTCCTAAATGAATCCTGCTTGGATGGTTGTCTTGATGGATGCCTCGATGGCTGTTTAGACGGTTGCCTTGACGGATGTCTCGATGGTTGCTTGGATGGTTGTCTTGACGGCTGTGCAGACGGATGCGCTGATGGCTGTTTAGATGGAGCACAAGGAGTAAACCACATAATCTCTGGAATATTCAGAACCTATGGCTTATTCATGGTATACTCATCAAACAACAATGTAACAGACAACAAAGTTGATGTAAGCTCTGCATTAGAAAAAGGCTATGCTACTTATATAGAATCAACTAATGCTATTGGAGGAATCTTCATCCACCACAATAGCAATAACAACATCATTAAATCTAATAATATAACATTAAATGGTAATGATCCATTCATGTATGGCGCTGGAGTGGTTGGAGGAAATTCAAACCACACTGATTATGTTTCCTCAAACAACCAATTCGAATCCAACGCCATCAATGTAAAATCCCCTTACTATGCTATCGGCATATTGCTTGGATACAACTCTTCAAAGAGCACTTTAAAATCCAATAAGATTTCCCTAAGCGCAAACAATTACTCTTACAATATAGCTTCATACAAGAGCAGTGAAAACACTGTTGATGGAACTGTAACTGTCCTAAAAGACACTATAGTTACCTCCACAAACATAACTGCACAGTCAAACAGTCCTATTGTGCTAAACCTCACTGTATTGGATGAAGACAATAAGACAGTAACTGTAGGAAGCCTTTTGGCTTATGTAAACAACACTCTTGTAAATTCAACATCTATCAAGGGCCAAAGCACCTCACTTGGAATTGGCGCTTATCCTAAAGGAACCTACGACCTTGTAGTTCTTTATGTAAATGGAGGAATCTACAGAGTAGGAGCTGGAGCATGCCAATTCAATGTAAGCGATGTAATTAATACTGGAAACGGCACAAAAGATATTCAAAACGCTTTAGATAATGCTAAGGATGGTGCAACTGTTGATTTAGGAAACCAAGAATATAACAATGTTGTAAATGTGCAAATCAAGAAGAATGTCACAATAACCGGAGGAAAGATCTCTGGAGACGGAAGCAATCCTATATTTGTCATCACTCCTAAATCCAAAGGAGGACCAAATAATGTAAGCATAACTGGAGTCGAATTCAATCTTGGCAATGGAAACATTGTTGCCCTTGCAACTGCTGATAATGGAACAAGCCCATTATCCATAGACACTGCACAAATTTCAATCAAGAACAATGTCTTCAACGCTGTTGATGGAGCTGTTCCAGAATCCATCAAGGTCCTTGAGCTTGACAGCGAAAGAGGAGTCCTATCTCCAACAAACGACATTTCCGTCAAGAGCAATACCTTATCAAGCGGAATCAATCCATTTGAGTTTAAAGTAACAAGCGTAGCCAACAACAATTCAATCAATGTTCCATCAGGTGGAAACCTGGCTCAAAAGCAAGTTAGCCAAATCCAATACCAAGATATGGAAACCATGGCTGTAAACGCTAAGATTGAGGGAAGAGTGGGCAAATACTTTGTAGTCAACTTAACTGATGATGCAGGCAAGCCTTTAGCAGATAAGTTCATACAAATCGGATTCAACGGTGCTGTATATGACAGAACAACCGATGAAAAGGGCCAAGCCAAATTGCAGATCAACCTTGGATACAAGGGAACCTACACCTTTGCAGTTTGCTTCCTTGGTGATGATAACTACAACGGAAGCTTTGTTGTTGCAAAAATCAAGGTAAACACTCAAAAGACTAAGCTTACAACTGCTTCAAAGACCTATAAGGCAAGCGCTAAGACAAAATCCATTTCCGCAACACTTAAGGATGCAAGTGGCAATGCGATAAGCGGCAAGAAGCTTACTTTCTCAGTAAACGGTAAGTCCTACTCAGCAACTACAAACGCTAAGGGAGTAGCCACCGTCAAGGTAAGCCTCTCAAGCAAGGGAACTTACAGTTTCACTGCAAAGTATGCCGGAGATGATATGTACGCATCTTCCACAGCAAGCGGAAAGATAACTATAAAATAA
- a CDS encoding right-handed parallel beta-helix repeat-containing protein gives MINKRIISLSLLIILVFLIIGLSAVSAEDSSKAADLDLNSSSVSNIDLSSNSVAIESNSNSIASESSSNIVLDNKSSDTTDIQTDSDSSSDDNLNHDSNSKIKSDNSKKVHTITESNYSLYFDSNGYLNNSLVSSNDTINLSGNFSSKYFRFSIPLTITSLENDAFLRNSPIIITGVSNENYVYDAIVSNLTIESDLANISAVWVIGSSNIKVLNNNIFTTGHNGYPIALDSFVYNCILANNTIKTIVPVSEAMSSKDIDEDNQTNNSDNSSWQHSGISLRDAHYNTVVDNDITVENSYGVYLCYGASISNYNVIANNTIRATSETPSFWCYGVYITGNYNLIYGNDFYHLYQGVHSSYPYNSIVSNNFYDIDGLDDNYGAGGDFGIYGGNNTLIANNSIYNAKLYNAGILVGTNSEVYGNYIQINSSGEGIRIGDKEGGSYSKVYNNTVDFLDGKGICLYGEPNSTLVYDNILNSISSIDSLDLSAESKGSGLGIGIYSHYQSRAKRPYNISTCNNTIYTSNDYAIDISQSSTKAYTCYGNLVFGKGIIYPMEVVYVPDYGEGNVYEVSEDNFYTYFDSSNKLSDKVKDGDSLIFVGEFSPKGKITLNKEVNLFGYGALLKNTTVFINAPNCRVHNFTIVNNGIDEYNLWGVYVFEADNASIVGNNISILDKNTSYGIYLCDSYDNNVSDNTISCQGDNLVFSLLTYEAYDTLFENNKILAIGTDELYPYYETICIDGVHSISELSKTYGVILDSSSRNQFIHNDIEVTSTLEGFHVPYNPSVNILIGLYIYYASNYNNISENNVYVHGHDPFLYGVGSSGDDTSKSVTYACENIFSHNNITVEGDYFVMGMILRHNSKDTIVDSNHFRLNSNNYTYGITLEISEGAKVTNNVLNSTGNAGIYAMELYASNNNDIKSNEIYASASYSSVALYASSNNNVTHNVIKTYGNKVQEPAQGPEHPDSVDLFNTGISLQKFSSGNNISDNIIETDGDAAVDFDETSTGNTVGNNELSSTKGGGNAAVNDRTGKNMVYGNTGSRYVPNSNSSSNSNNQNSGERNTVPTNGSSNRYNDGGEESGSSAFGQVDLGLLATAMSSVGEGTGDVGETGDGESDLIVSELEEVASKSMAGGLSVPVAALLLVLMFCFSFLNAKDEDDENDDENEE, from the coding sequence ATGATAAATAAAAGAATAATTAGTCTTAGTCTGCTGATTATATTGGTCTTTCTCATTATTGGATTAAGTGCAGTCAGTGCTGAAGATTCTTCAAAAGCTGCTGATTTGGACTTGAATTCTAGTTCAGTTTCTAATATTGATTTAAGTTCTAATTCTGTTGCTATTGAATCTAATTCCAATTCTATTGCTAGTGAATCAAGTTCTAATATTGTCTTGGATAATAAATCTTCAGACACTACAGATATTCAAACAGATTCTGATTCTAGTTCAGATGATAATCTAAATCACGATTCTAATAGTAAAATCAAATCAGACAATTCTAAAAAGGTTCATACTATAACAGAATCTAATTATTCACTCTATTTTGATTCTAACGGCTATCTAAACAATTCATTAGTGTCCTCTAATGATACTATTAATTTGTCTGGTAATTTTTCTTCAAAGTATTTTCGCTTTTCAATACCTTTGACCATTACAAGCTTAGAAAACGATGCATTCCTAAGAAACTCTCCAATCATAATCACTGGAGTTTCCAACGAAAACTATGTATATGATGCAATTGTCTCTAACTTGACCATTGAATCAGACCTTGCTAACATATCTGCCGTTTGGGTGATTGGTTCAAGCAATATAAAGGTCTTAAACAATAATATATTCACAACAGGTCATAACGGATATCCTATCGCTTTGGATAGCTTTGTATATAACTGCATTCTTGCAAACAATACAATCAAGACAATAGTTCCTGTCAGCGAAGCGATGAGCTCAAAGGATATCGATGAGGACAATCAAACAAACAATTCCGACAATAGCAGTTGGCAGCATTCAGGAATTAGCCTAAGGGATGCCCATTACAATACTGTCGTTGACAATGACATAACTGTTGAAAACTCCTATGGAGTCTATCTCTGTTATGGGGCTTCCATATCAAACTATAATGTCATTGCAAACAATACAATAAGGGCAACCTCTGAAACTCCTTCATTTTGGTGTTATGGTGTTTATATCACTGGAAACTACAATCTGATATATGGAAACGACTTCTATCACCTTTATCAGGGAGTCCATTCAAGCTATCCATATAACTCTATAGTTTCCAATAATTTCTATGACATTGACGGATTGGATGACAACTATGGTGCCGGCGGTGACTTTGGCATATATGGAGGAAACAACACACTTATAGCAAACAACTCCATCTATAATGCCAAATTGTATAATGCAGGAATTCTTGTAGGTACAAATTCTGAAGTTTATGGAAACTACATTCAAATAAACAGCTCCGGAGAGGGAATCAGAATAGGTGATAAGGAAGGAGGATCCTATTCAAAGGTCTATAATAATACTGTAGACTTCCTTGACGGTAAAGGCATATGCCTATACGGCGAGCCAAATAGCACTCTTGTTTATGATAACATTCTCAATTCCATATCTTCAATTGATTCACTAGACTTATCAGCTGAATCTAAAGGTTCTGGGCTAGGAATTGGTATCTATTCACATTACCAATCAAGAGCCAAAAGACCTTATAACATTTCTACCTGCAACAATACAATATATACTTCAAATGACTATGCAATAGACATTTCACAGTCTTCCACTAAGGCCTATACCTGCTATGGAAACCTGGTCTTTGGAAAGGGCATCATCTATCCTATGGAAGTTGTATATGTTCCAGATTATGGGGAAGGAAATGTATATGAAGTGAGCGAAGATAATTTTTACACTTACTTCGACTCTTCCAATAAGCTTAGCGATAAGGTAAAGGATGGAGACAGTCTCATATTTGTTGGAGAGTTCTCTCCTAAGGGCAAGATAACCTTAAATAAGGAAGTTAATCTTTTTGGATACGGTGCTCTCCTAAAGAATACCACTGTATTCATTAACGCTCCAAACTGCAGGGTTCACAATTTCACAATCGTCAACAACGGCATTGATGAATATAACCTTTGGGGAGTCTATGTCTTTGAGGCAGACAATGCAAGCATTGTAGGAAACAATATAAGCATTTTGGATAAGAACACATCCTATGGAATCTATCTATGCGATTCCTATGACAATAACGTTTCAGACAATACCATTTCCTGTCAAGGGGACAATCTGGTCTTCAGCCTTCTTACATATGAGGCTTATGACACATTATTTGAAAACAATAAGATATTGGCTATTGGAACAGATGAGCTCTACCCTTATTATGAAACCATCTGTATCGATGGCGTTCACAGTATTTCAGAGCTATCAAAGACCTATGGGGTTATTCTGGATTCATCCTCTAGAAACCAGTTCATTCACAATGACATTGAGGTGACATCCACCCTTGAAGGATTCCATGTTCCTTATAATCCTTCAGTTAACATTCTCATAGGCTTATACATCTATTATGCCTCAAACTACAATAACATAAGCGAAAACAATGTTTATGTTCACGGACATGATCCTTTCCTTTATGGAGTCGGTTCATCAGGAGACGACACAAGTAAATCAGTGACCTATGCTTGCGAAAACATATTCTCACACAATAATATCACAGTTGAAGGTGATTATTTTGTTATGGGAATGATTCTAAGGCATAATTCAAAGGACACAATCGTTGATTCCAATCATTTCAGATTGAATTCCAATAATTATACCTATGGAATAACCCTTGAAATATCTGAAGGGGCTAAGGTCACAAATAATGTCTTAAACAGCACTGGAAATGCAGGAATCTATGCAATGGAGCTTTATGCATCAAATAATAACGATATTAAAAGCAATGAGATTTATGCATCTGCAAGCTACAGCAGCGTTGCATTATATGCCTCAAGCAATAATAATGTGACTCATAATGTAATCAAAACCTATGGAAATAAGGTTCAGGAACCTGCTCAAGGACCTGAGCACCCAGATTCTGTAGATTTATTCAATACAGGAATCTCACTCCAGAAATTTTCAAGCGGCAACAACATTTCAGATAATATTATAGAAACCGATGGAGATGCTGCAGTTGACTTCGATGAGACTTCAACAGGTAATACAGTTGGAAACAATGAGCTTTCATCTACAAAAGGCGGGGGAAATGCTGCTGTAAATGACAGGACAGGAAAGAACATGGTCTATGGAAATACAGGATCAAGATATGTTCCAAATTCCAATAGTTCCTCAAACTCAAACAATCAGAATTCAGGAGAGAGGAATACAGTCCCAACTAATGGCAGCTCAAACCGATATAATGATGGCGGAGAGGAATCAGGCTCAAGCGCCTTCGGTCAAGTTGATTTAGGCCTTCTTGCCACTGCAATGTCTTCAGTAGGTGAAGGCACTGGAGATGTCGGTGAAACTGGTGACGGCGAATCTGACTTGATTGTAAGTGAGTTAGAAGAGGTCGCTTCCAAATCAATGGCAGGTGGATTATCTGTACCTGTAGCAGCTTTATTATTGGTTTTAATGTTCTGTTTCAGCTTCTTGAATGCTAAGGACGAGGATGATGAAAACGATGATGAGAATGAGGAATAA
- a CDS encoding MotA/TolQ/ExbB proton channel family protein, with protein MTLAIGNTLIFADEAIYQGANNGLFAIFSNTNGTGFPFLDSSLTAITQALQIPVIILLLIFLVFAVVTLGKLLSEYLSRKKVPIKLIKEMIYSIYDAQSAEEIKNIVNSSDIQSSQKTILCELADSEHLGKKSRETLARRLIDNEEDKITQNLQKTDIVTRIGPTLGLMGTLIPMGPGLAALGTGDVTTLASAITIAFNTTVIGIGAGAAAYFASKIRRRWFGEYLANLDALMDAILDNINKRDDRLE; from the coding sequence ATGACATTAGCTATTGGAAATACATTGATTTTTGCAGATGAAGCTATTTATCAGGGAGCCAACAATGGACTATTCGCCATCTTCTCAAATACAAACGGAACTGGCTTTCCATTTTTAGATAGTTCACTAACTGCTATAACACAAGCATTACAGATACCTGTAATCATTCTTTTACTCATATTTTTAGTATTCGCTGTAGTAACTTTAGGGAAGCTTCTATCAGAATACCTTTCTCGTAAGAAAGTACCTATTAAATTAATCAAAGAAATGATTTATTCAATCTATGATGCACAGTCTGCTGAGGAAATTAAAAATATAGTAAATAGTTCAGATATTCAAAGTTCACAAAAGACAATTCTTTGTGAACTTGCTGACAGTGAACATCTTGGTAAGAAATCAAGGGAGACATTAGCTCGTAGATTGATTGATAATGAAGAGGATAAGATTACTCAAAATCTTCAAAAAACAGATATTGTTACAAGGATAGGTCCTACACTTGGATTGATGGGAACACTTATCCCAATGGGTCCAGGTCTTGCAGCATTGGGTACAGGGGATGTGACAACCCTTGCAAGCGCAATCACCATTGCATTCAATACAACTGTTATCGGTATTGGAGCAGGTGCTGCCGCTTACTTTGCATCAAAGATTAGAAGACGATGGTTCGGTGAATATCTTGCTAACTTGGATGCTTTGATGGATGCAATATTGGACAATATCAATAAAAGGGATGATAGGCTAGAATAA